A single window of Oncorhynchus keta strain PuntledgeMale-10-30-2019 chromosome 34, Oket_V2, whole genome shotgun sequence DNA harbors:
- the lacc1 gene encoding purine nucleoside phosphorylase LACC1 isoform X2, with protein sequence MGKEDEPHDYDGIVTNQRGVVIAAPGADCMPLLFTDPVARVIGVAHAGWKGTLMGVAMATVNAMVMGFGSRACDVTVVIGPSVGACCFTLEREQAADFYSIHPDCVPDMAETRPHVNIRLATRILLQREGVLPERIHDDTVTDRPSVTLCTSCHPEAFFSHVRDGLNFGTQIGFLWMDETGTTDCFSSSEH encoded by the exons ATGGGAAAGGAAGACGAGCCACACGACTATGATGGCATCGTAACCAATCAGAGAGGTGTTGTCATAGCTGCGCCAGGAGCTGATTGCATGCCCCTCCTCTTCACTGACCCCGTGGCCAGGGTCATCGGAGTAGCTCAcgctg gatggaaaggAACCCTGATGGGTGTTGCCATGGCTACAGTCAACGCCATGGTGATGGGATTCGGCAGCAGGGCGTGTGACGTCACCGTGGTGATCGGGCCGTCGGTGGGGGCCTGTTGCTTTACActggagagagagcaggctgcAGACTTCTACTCTATCCACCCTGACTGTGTTCCTGACATGGCTGAGACCAGGCCTCATGTCAACATACGACTAGCCACCAG AATACTTCTCCAGAGGGAAGGGGTCCTGCCTGAGCGTATCCATGACGACACGGTGACTGACAGGCCGAGCGTGACCCTGTGCACATCCTGTCACCCTGAGGCCTTCTTCTCCCACGTCAGGGACGGGCTTAACTTCGGAACACAGATCGGCTTCCTGTGGATGGACGAAACAGGAACTACTGACTGTTTCAGTAGTTCAGAACACTGA
- the lacc1 gene encoding purine nucleoside phosphorylase LACC1 isoform X1, producing the protein MSEVFIIDLIHCRCPQHSSCVERQVKSVTGRSDVGFQIYLLFGPHGQRCNANGENKMSLLETFFSQKTNVHVLDYTTVTESLYRFKLAVDQLDLRTVRVFTSKKRRAMFESYIEQLFTEVYTFEYITSHDLQCPGHVQCDSPLAPPGSEVREEVRSFLQQLPAKGDVTILRSTLISDCFSHGFTTRTGGISSISTLSSLNLFSSSRRRDPMTLVAENIRRLAQKAGFYPRRLHLVKVNHSSDVWVMGKEDEPHDYDGIVTNQRGVVIAAPGADCMPLLFTDPVARVIGVAHAGWKGTLMGVAMATVNAMVMGFGSRACDVTVVIGPSVGACCFTLEREQAADFYSIHPDCVPDMAETRPHVNIRLATRILLQREGVLPERIHDDTVTDRPSVTLCTSCHPEAFFSHVRDGLNFGTQIGFLWMDETGTTDCFSSSEH; encoded by the exons ATGTCAGAAGTCTTCATTATAGATCTAATTCACTGTCGGTGTCCGCAGCACAGCTCGTGCGTGGAGAGGCAAGTAAAAAGCGTCACAGGTAGGAGCGATGTCGGCTTTCAGATATATCTACTATTCGGACCACATGGTCAACGTTGTAATGCAAACGGCGAGAACAAGATGTCTTTGCTGGAAACGTTTTTCAGTCAGAAGACAAACGTCCACGTATTGGACTACACCACTGTTACGGAGTCTTTGTACCGTTTCAAACTAGCCGTGGATCAACTGGACTTACGAACGGTTCGGGTCTTCACCTCAAAAAAAAGGAGAGCGATGTTTGAATCATACATTGAGCAACTTTTCACGGAAGTGTATACATTTGagtacatcacatcacatgaccTCCAGTGCCCTGGTCATGTGCAATGCGACTCACCTTTAGCTCCACCTGGCAGTGAGGTCAGAGAGGAGGTCAGAAGCTTTCTGCAGCAGTTACCTGCTAAAGGAGACGTCACCATACTGAGGTCCACTTTAATTTCAG actgttTCTCCCATGGATTCACCACACGTACAGGAGGTAtttcctccatctccaccctctcctctctcaacctgtTCAGTAGCTCCAGACGCAGAGACCCCATGACCCTCGTAGCCGAGAACATCCGCCGACTAGCCCAAAAGGCTGGGTTCTACCCCCGACGCCTGCACCTGGTCAAG GTGAACCACAGCAGTGACGTATGGGTGATGGGAAAGGAAGACGAGCCACACGACTATGATGGCATCGTAACCAATCAGAGAGGTGTTGTCATAGCTGCGCCAGGAGCTGATTGCATGCCCCTCCTCTTCACTGACCCCGTGGCCAGGGTCATCGGAGTAGCTCAcgctg gatggaaaggAACCCTGATGGGTGTTGCCATGGCTACAGTCAACGCCATGGTGATGGGATTCGGCAGCAGGGCGTGTGACGTCACCGTGGTGATCGGGCCGTCGGTGGGGGCCTGTTGCTTTACActggagagagagcaggctgcAGACTTCTACTCTATCCACCCTGACTGTGTTCCTGACATGGCTGAGACCAGGCCTCATGTCAACATACGACTAGCCACCAG AATACTTCTCCAGAGGGAAGGGGTCCTGCCTGAGCGTATCCATGACGACACGGTGACTGACAGGCCGAGCGTGACCCTGTGCACATCCTGTCACCCTGAGGCCTTCTTCTCCCACGTCAGGGACGGGCTTAACTTCGGAACACAGATCGGCTTCCTGTGGATGGACGAAACAGGAACTACTGACTGTTTCAGTAGTTCAGAACACTGA